A DNA window from Leishmania panamensis strain MHOM/PA/94/PSC-1 chromosome 27 sequence contains the following coding sequences:
- a CDS encoding hypothetical protein (TriTrypDB/GeneDB-style sysID: LpmP.27.0891), which produces MLESTMENRGDFSADMPVQLPPTIDPVHEHYPFCIVWSPIPILTWFLPFVGHIAVCDSQGHIYDFQESYRIGQDRMLFGNPVKYWDISRDCIPSFYNPDPHNSQERWAAVHREVEAYDAAVASATNHFRQAETYNFFANNCHAFVAAALNRSQFQKEHTGTVSLAIGMMLQGRYVSLRRFMKAHLPSILLVFAILILSIML; this is translated from the coding sequence ATGCTTGAATCCACCATGGAGAATCGGGGAGATTTCAGCGCGGATATGCCAGTGCAGCTTCCTCCCACCATTGACCCAGTGCATGAGCACTACCCGTTCTGCATTGTTTGGTCGCCTATTCCGATCCTGACGTGGTTTCTGCCGTTCGTGGGCCACATCGCGGTATGCGACAGCCAGGGCCACATCTATGACTTCCAAGAATCGTACCGCATTGGACAAGACCGCATGCTGTTCGGCAACCCAGTCAAGTACTGGGACATCTCACGCGACTGCATCCCGTCCTTTTACAACCCCGACCCGCACAACTCGCAAGAGAGAtgggcagcggtgcaccgtgaggtggaggcgtACGATGCGGCAGTCGCGTCCGCAACCAACCACTTCCGCCAGGCAGAGACTTACAACTTCTTCGCAAACAACTGCCACGCTTTCGTGGCCGCAGCGCTGAATAGGAGCCAATTTCAGAAGGAGCACACGGGGACGGTGAGCCTCGCGATTGGTATGATGCTGCAGGGCCGCTACGTCAGCCTCAGACGCTTCATGAAGGCACACCTACCGTCTATCCTGCTCGTGTTCGCCATCCTCATTCTCAGTATTATGCTGTAA